The genomic window AGTGATACCAGCTACCGAACCGTTTGGATTGGATGGGTAGTTTTCAGTAACTTGACCGTGGTTATCAACGTATTGCAGTGCCACTGTGCCGCTGTTTAATGCCGCTTGTGCTGCCGCAGCGTCTTTAAACTCGGCGTGACCTTCACCGTGTGATACAGCAATTGGCATTACAGAACCCGCCATACCGTTTAGGAACATTGATGGTGATTCTTGAACTTTCACTAAGCTAAAGCGCGCTTCAAAACGCTCAGATTTATTTTGCACAAAGTGTGGCCATAAATCGCTGCCCGGGATTAGCTCTTTTAGGTTTGATAGCATCTGACAGCCATTACACACACCTAAGCTGAAGGTGTTGTCGCGGCTGAAGAAGTTACCGAATTGGTCGCGTGCTAAATCGTTAAACAAGATTGATTTCGCCCAGCCTTCACCAGCGCCTAGTACGTCACCGTAAGAGAAACCGCCACAAGCAACCATGCCGTGGAATTCTTCTAGCGATACCTTGCCAGAAAGGATATCTGACATGTGTACATCTTTCGCCGCGAAACCAGCGCGGTTAAACGCCGCCGCCATTTCTACGTGGGAGTTAACCCCCTGCTCGCGCAGGATAGCTACTTGTGGTTTAGCACCTGTTGCGATGTATGGCGCTGCCACGTCTTCATTGATATCAAATGATAAGTCAGCAAATAGACCTGGGTTGCTATCGTCAGTTTTTAGTGCGTATTCTTGCTCGGCACACGCTGGGTTATCACGCAGCTTTTGCATTTCATAGCTGGTTTTCGACCACAGTTTGCGTAAATCTGAGCGTGTTGCGCTAAATTCAGCATTGCCATCAACAAACACGTTAACTGTGTTGTTATCGTTTAGTGTTGCTACTGTACTAGTTAAGCTTGTTAAACCATTAGCCGCTAACACCGCGTTTACTGCGTCGATATCTTCATTCTTAACTTGGATTACCGCACCTAGCTCTTCGTTAAATAGCTGCGCTAATACATCGCCTTGTGGCAAGTTGATGTCTAAACCAGTGTTACCCGCGAACGCCATTTCTGTGAGCGTTGTGAATAAACCGCCATCTGAACGATCGTGGTAAGACAGTAATTTACCCTCAGCTAATAAGGTTTGAATTGCGGTGAAGAAGCCTTTTAATAACTCAGGGTTGTCAACGTCTGGCGTTACATCACCAAGTTGCTTGTAAACCTGCGCTAATACAGAGCCGCCTAAACGCGCTTGACCGTTACCTAAGTCGATAAGTAATAGTTGCGTTTCACCTTCGTCAGTAATCAGTTGCGGCGTTAGCGTGTTGCGAATGTCTGCCACCGGCGCGAATGCTGTCATGATTAATGACATTGGCGCGGTAACAGATTTGTCTTCGCCATTTTCCTGCCATTTCGTTTTCATCGACATCGAGTCTTTACCAACTGGGATAGTAATGCCTAATGCCGGACATAACTCTTCGCCTACCGCTTTAACAGCTTCGTATAAACCAGCGTCTTCACCTGGGTGACCAGCTGCCGACATCCAGTTCGCCGACATTTGAATTTGGCTAATGTCGCCGATGTGCGTTGATGCGATATTGGTAATGGCTTCAGCCACTGACATACGCGCCGATGCGCCAAAGTTAAGCAGTGCGATTGGGCTACGCTCGCCCATTGCCATGGCTTCACCGCCGTACGTATCGAAACTCGCTGCGGTAACAGCACAGTTTGCTACTGGTACTTGCCACGGGCCAACCATTTGGTCACGTGCTACTAAACCAGTTACGGTACGGTCACCGATGGTGATCAAGAAGCCTTTATCGGCAACGGTTGGCAAGCTAAGTACACGCATTACCGCGTCATCTAATGAAATATCGTCTGTTGCTAACGCTTCACCTTTAGCCGTTTGTGTTTTAACGTCGCGGCTCATTTTTGGTGGCTTACCAAGTAATACGTCAAGCGGCATATCGATTGGGGTATTATCGAAGTGGCTATCAGAAAGTGTTAGATGTTCTTCTTGTGTCGCTTCACCAACGATGGCGTATGGCGCGCGTTCACGTTGACAGATAGCGTCAAACTCGTCGATTTTGTCGCTTGGTACTGCGATTACGTAGCGCTCTTGTGATTCGTTACACCAGATTTCGTGTGGTGCCATACCCGGCTCATCGTTTGGTACGTTGCGTAGTTCAAACTTACCGCCACGACCACCGTCGTGTACTAATTCTGGGAATGCATTTGAAATACCCCCTGCGCCAACATCATGAATAAAGGCGATTGGGTTGTCTTCGCCTAGCTGCCAACAACGGTCAATAACTTCCTGACAACGACGCTCCATTTCTGGGTTCTCACGTTGTACAGAAGCAAAGTCTAAGTCTTCCGCTGATTGACCTGATGCCATTGACGATGCCGCACCGCCGCCAAGGCCGATGTTCATCGCAGGGCCACCAAGGACGATTAGCTTCGCGCCTACTGGAATTTCACCTTTTTCAACGTGTTGCTCGCGAATGTTACCCAAGCCACCAGCAATCATAATTGGTTTGTGGTAACCGCGAACTTCTAGACCGTTGTGGGAGTTTACTTGCTCTTCATAAGTACGGAAGTAACCACATAACGCAGGACGACCGAATTCGTTGTTAAACGCCGCGCCGCCAAGTGGGCCTTCAATCATAATGTCTAATGCAGAAACAATGCGATCAGGCTTGCCGTAATTCGCTTCCCATGGCTGCTTTGCGCCCGGAATGTTTAAGTTAGATACGGTAAAACCTGTTAAGCCAGCCTTTGGCTTAGAGCCACGACCTGTTGCGCCTTCGTCGCGAATTTCACCACCAGAGCCCGTTGCCGCGCCTGGGTATGGCGAGATTGCTGTTGGGTGATTGTGGGTTTCAACCTTCATTAAGATATGGATATCTTCTTGGTTGTATTCGTATTCGCGAGTTTCTGGATTTGGGAAGAAACGCCCTGCTTTATTACCTACCATTACCGACGCGTTGTCTTTATAAGCAGACAGTACGTTTTCTGGATGCGTTTCGTAGGTGTTTTTGATCATTTTAAATAATGATTTTTGTTGTTTTTCACCGTCGATTGTCCAATCGGCGTTGAAGATCTTATGACGACAATGCTCTGAGTTCGCTTGTGCGAACATCATTAGTTCGATGTCGTTTGGATTGCGGTTTAGACCGGTAAAGGCGTTAACTAGGTAGTCGATTTCATCGTCTGCTAGTGCCAGACCCATTTCAACGTTAGCTTTAACTAATGCGTCTTTACCACCGCCAATCACGTCAACACTTTGCATTTGCCCCGGCTCAGCCTTAACAAATAATTGCTGCGCACTTTCCATTGAGTTAGTAGCGATTTCCATCATGCGATCGTGTAACAAGTTCACCACTTGCTGATGTTGCTCGTCGCTCACTTCACCTTCGATGTAGTAAGCAATACCACGTTCTAGACGGTTAATTTGGGTTAAACCACAGTTGTGGGCGATGTCTGTCGCTTTAGATGACCACGGCGAGATAGTGCCCGGACGCGGCGTGACTAAAATCAGTTCACCTTGAGGTTGGTGCTCAGCAATCGTTGGACCGTAAGTTAATAACTTTTCAAGCTTAGTCAGTTCATCGCTTGATAATTCGCCACTGAGATCTGCAAAGTGCATAAACTCGGCATAAATGCCCGTAACAGGCACATTGATGTCGGCAAAACTAGCTAGCAATTTTTTTGTACGAAAGTCAGAAAGCGCAGGGGCTCCGCGAAGGATTTCCATAGGAATATTCACCAATTAACTGTGGATGGGAAAAAATTTGGCGCTATTATAAGTGAAACAGATCACAAAATTAACCATTAATGTGATATTTCTCACATCGCTATTTTTGGCAGCATCTGCTATAACTATCCAGCAGACGTAAAACTTGTATTTTATTGGGCTAACACTTTGATATCTAAACGTTCTAAATTGACATTCGGCCAACAAATAAGCATCGCTTTAAGTTGTTTATTTGTGCTTTCGTGCACCCAGCCTACCGATGAAACTCATTTAGACGAAATTAAAGACGATAAAGTTTTGGTGATTGGTACCTTATATAGCCCAACTAGTTATTTCGAAGGCGAAAAAAGCGCCGTTGGCATGGACAGCGAATTAGCACAGCAGTTTGCCGCCTATCTCGGTGTTGAGCTGCAAATTGTATCTAATGCCGATTTGAGCGAACTATTCGCGCAAATGAATGAAGGGAAGATCGACATTATCGCCAGTGGCCTTACAGTAACTCAGGCACGATTGCAGAAGATGCGTTTTGGCCCGCCGTTTTATCAAGTGTCACAACAGATCGTATTTAAGCAGGGAAAGAAACGTCCGCGCAAACTCAAAGATCTTACGGGCACCTTGATGGTTGCTAAAGCCAGTAGCCATGTTGATACCTTGTCACAACTTAAATTAGATAATCCCGATCTCAATTGGCAAACAACCAATGAGCACAACCCTGACGAATTATTAAAGTTAGTCATTGATGAGCAGATTGATTACACCCTAGCCGATTCCAATGTGTTGGCACGTAATCGTCGTATTTATCCGGATTTAAGTTTGGCATTTACGGTGACACGTGACGATTCTTTAGCATGGGCGCTAGCGGATAATGACGATGACTCCTTATATAGCCAAGTTATTGCTTTTTTTGGCGAGCAGCAATCAAGCGGGGCAATGGCGCAACTCGAAGAGAAGTACTTTGGCCATGTTCAACGCTTTGATTATGTCGATACACGCGCCTTTATTAAGGCTATTGATAAGAAGCTTCCTAAATATCAAATATTATTTGAGCTAAACGCCGATGGCATTAAATGGGAGCAACTCGCTGCCCTATCTTATCAAGAATCCCATTGGAACCCCCGCGCCAAATCACCAACCGGTGTGCGCGGTATGATGATGCTGACATTGCCAACTGCGAAACAGATGGGCGTTAAGAGTCGTCTTAATGCCGAGCAAAGTATCGAAGGTGGTGCGAAATATCTCAAACGGTTATTGGCGCGCCTACCCGAATCTATTCCCGAGTCGCAGCGCTTTTGGTTTGCACTAGCGTCATATAACGTTGGCTATGGCCACTTAATGGATGCGCGTAAATTAGCACAGCAATCAGGCAAGAACCCCAATAGTTGGAGTCATGTAAAACAGATGCTGCCGCTGCTAGAGAAAAAGAAATATTACCGCAAAACTAAGCACGGTTATGCTAGAGGCCGCGAAGCTGTGCACTATGTTGATAGTATCCGTCGCTATTACGATACGTTAATCGCAATGGATCTCGATAGTAAGCTTGCACCGATAGACCTTGAGCTTGCAGCACGCATCGATTCACTGCCAATCCCACCGCAGATAAAACTTGTCCCGCAAGAACAAGAGACGGTATTAAAAAATTAACTAATACCATTGCATTACGATAAAAAAATACGCTAGATTATAATTACTTGTATATTATGTGTTCGCTGTTAGTTTTTATCGTATCGCGATAACTACGTCCACGAGGAAGGATAGCGATTGTAGTTCGCGTAAATGGAATATTATGAATCAACACTCATCTACTAAAAATACCACCACACTCTCTGTTATTTTCACTGTAGTCATTACGGTCATTTTAACGACACTTTCAATATTCATAACTAGTAAACTTTATCAGAAAGCCAATTATTTGGATGATAAATGGACAGACTATCGCAATGTGTTGGTCAAAAAACAGCAAGTAAATGAGACCCTTTCAAATGCCTTTAGCGAGCAAGGATTATTAGGTGACATTCGTCGCTATGCTTTTGCCCCCAACAAGATCACCGAGAACCACATAAAATCAGAGCTCGAACGCTATAAAGAAACGCTCGTTGAATACCGTAATCTACCAGGTCTAAATGTTGTAGAAACTCGTTTGTTGATGACGGCAGGCGAAGAAATTACCAAACTTAAAAACTCGTTTTACTTAATCGTTAATTTCGCTGCAAAAGGACAGACGGAAAAATACAATGCCATTGGCGATTCTCTCTATGCAAGCCAAGGACAAGAAGCCGTCGATAAGCTGACTACGCTATCAACAGATCAATATCACGATGAAGCACAATATATTAGTGGCGTGATTAAAGAAGTGTCGCTACTCGTACTTTCTAGCTTGATCATTATTCCGCTCATAATGTTTTTGATCATCAATCACTGGCGAACAAGACATAATGTGAGCCGCGATATATTAGCGAAGCATAACCGCGAAGAACTCGATAAGATGTATCGCCACTCTTCAGTGCCAACACTGATTGTCAATCGCTCTGGCGATATTGTTAGTGCCAATGCCAAAGCATGCGAAATGACTGGCTACAGTATGAGTCATTTATTATCTAAACACTTAGAACAACTTGTAGTGAAAGCACCCGCGGCACTCTTAAATCAGATTATGTCACTACAGAGTAATCAAACCGCTAAAAACAGTTCCACCAAATTAATCACCAATAAAGGCGATGAATTTAGAGTTGAAATTGATATCACCCAAGTGATGGATGGGACAAACTTACTGTCGATAGTTTCGTTTACTGATGTTGAACAACAAGAAGTATTAAGAGAACATCAATCACGGATCTCCGCGATGTATGACTTTTCGCAAAATGTAAATGGCATTGGCAGCTGGCATTGGGAATTTGGCACAGACAACTTATTGTGGTCGCCAAAAACTTATGAAATATACGGCATTAAAGATACGGCGTCTGAGATTACGCAAGAAAAGCTACTTGCCGCGATTCCCAAAGACGAACGAGAAGATGTGAGCAATGCCATTAACGAGGCGGTGATTTTTGGTAATGATCTCAACATTAGCCATCACATTGAACTTCCAGACGGTGAGCGCCTGTTTGTTCACCAGCACGGTCACGTAACTTGTGATGACAATGGTAAAGCACTATTCATGCTAGGCACTATTGAAATTGCAGAAAAAGATTCAGAAAAAGCGATGATGCGCGACATGTCAGATCGTGTGTTTAATTCCTCCCTCGATGCGATGGCGATTACAAATCAACGCAATACAATTTTGAAAGTGAACCAAGCCTTCGTCGATATGACTGGGTTTAGTGAAGAAGAATCGGTTGGCCAACAATTATCTTCGATTAACCGAGCAACTTTCTTTGATCAATGTATTTACGACAAGATAAACAAACAAGTTAAAGAGAGTCATAGCTGGGATGGCGAATTGTGGAACGTTAAAAAAGATGGCGAGGTTTATCCGACCAATCAACACATCTGCGCCCTTTCATTTGAAAACGAAGAAATAAGCCGTTACTTGTGTACTTTCCGTGATATTAGCGACCACAAGGCGCTAGAAGAACGCATTATCAATAGCCGCGCTGTTGATCGCGTGACTATGCTCCCTTCTCGCTCTGTGCTGCAAGATCGTTTGAATCAGTCAATCAAACGCCATGAGCGTGATGGCCACAAGAGCGCTATCATCGTTATCTCTATCAAGCCGTTTTTAAAAGATATTAGCGAAGCAAACCACATAGCGGCAATTAAAGTCATGGCGCAGCGCATTACTCAAATCACCCGTGATCACGATACTATTGCTCGT from Psychrobium sp. MM17-31 includes these protein-coding regions:
- the purL gene encoding phosphoribosylformylglycinamidine synthase — translated: MEILRGAPALSDFRTKKLLASFADINVPVTGIYAEFMHFADLSGELSSDELTKLEKLLTYGPTIAEHQPQGELILVTPRPGTISPWSSKATDIAHNCGLTQINRLERGIAYYIEGEVSDEQHQQVVNLLHDRMMEIATNSMESAQQLFVKAEPGQMQSVDVIGGGKDALVKANVEMGLALADDEIDYLVNAFTGLNRNPNDIELMMFAQANSEHCRHKIFNADWTIDGEKQQKSLFKMIKNTYETHPENVLSAYKDNASVMVGNKAGRFFPNPETREYEYNQEDIHILMKVETHNHPTAISPYPGAATGSGGEIRDEGATGRGSKPKAGLTGFTVSNLNIPGAKQPWEANYGKPDRIVSALDIMIEGPLGGAAFNNEFGRPALCGYFRTYEEQVNSHNGLEVRGYHKPIMIAGGLGNIREQHVEKGEIPVGAKLIVLGGPAMNIGLGGGAASSMASGQSAEDLDFASVQRENPEMERRCQEVIDRCWQLGEDNPIAFIHDVGAGGISNAFPELVHDGGRGGKFELRNVPNDEPGMAPHEIWCNESQERYVIAVPSDKIDEFDAICQRERAPYAIVGEATQEEHLTLSDSHFDNTPIDMPLDVLLGKPPKMSRDVKTQTAKGEALATDDISLDDAVMRVLSLPTVADKGFLITIGDRTVTGLVARDQMVGPWQVPVANCAVTAASFDTYGGEAMAMGERSPIALLNFGASARMSVAEAITNIASTHIGDISQIQMSANWMSAAGHPGEDAGLYEAVKAVGEELCPALGITIPVGKDSMSMKTKWQENGEDKSVTAPMSLIMTAFAPVADIRNTLTPQLITDEGETQLLLIDLGNGQARLGGSVLAQVYKQLGDVTPDVDNPELLKGFFTAIQTLLAEGKLLSYHDRSDGGLFTTLTEMAFAGNTGLDINLPQGDVLAQLFNEELGAVIQVKNEDIDAVNAVLAANGLTSLTSTVATLNDNNTVNVFVDGNAEFSATRSDLRKLWSKTSYEMQKLRDNPACAEQEYALKTDDSNPGLFADLSFDINEDVAAPYIATGAKPQVAILREQGVNSHVEMAAAFNRAGFAAKDVHMSDILSGKVSLEEFHGMVACGGFSYGDVLGAGEGWAKSILFNDLARDQFGNFFSRDNTFSLGVCNGCQMLSNLKELIPGSDLWPHFVQNKSERFEARFSLVKVQESPSMFLNGMAGSVMPIAVSHGEGHAEFKDAAAAQAALNSGTVALQYVDNHGQVTENYPSNPNGSVAGITGLTTTDGRVTIMMPHPERVFRAVANSWHPKAWREDSPWMRMFRNARVNVG
- a CDS encoding PAS domain S-box protein: MNQHSSTKNTTTLSVIFTVVITVILTTLSIFITSKLYQKANYLDDKWTDYRNVLVKKQQVNETLSNAFSEQGLLGDIRRYAFAPNKITENHIKSELERYKETLVEYRNLPGLNVVETRLLMTAGEEITKLKNSFYLIVNFAAKGQTEKYNAIGDSLYASQGQEAVDKLTTLSTDQYHDEAQYISGVIKEVSLLVLSSLIIIPLIMFLIINHWRTRHNVSRDILAKHNREELDKMYRHSSVPTLIVNRSGDIVSANAKACEMTGYSMSHLLSKHLEQLVVKAPAALLNQIMSLQSNQTAKNSSTKLITNKGDEFRVEIDITQVMDGTNLLSIVSFTDVEQQEVLREHQSRISAMYDFSQNVNGIGSWHWEFGTDNLLWSPKTYEIYGIKDTASEITQEKLLAAIPKDEREDVSNAINEAVIFGNDLNISHHIELPDGERLFVHQHGHVTCDDNGKALFMLGTIEIAEKDSEKAMMRDMSDRVFNSSLDAMAITNQRNTILKVNQAFVDMTGFSEEESVGQQLSSINRATFFDQCIYDKINKQVKESHSWDGELWNVKKDGEVYPTNQHICALSFENEEISRYLCTFRDISDHKALEERIINSRAVDRVTMLPSRSVLQDRLNQSIKRHERDGHKSAIIVISIKPFLKDISEANHIAAIKVMAQRITQITRDHDTIARFGRHEFAVLLEGLNLAEDAYVVADKIKMKINQSLTINGATIEPECAIGISLHPLHATSDEALIQYADAAMQQAKLEQNSDIQTFNQHILGIYNSEQHLNAQLKRAIDLKELAVNYQPVIDFSNQQVARCIAHVRWHHRAYNTQDTKKFIASAKHGSLSKPLHDWLLENSIKYATQWSNSGLDNLELQVKLVNDQLAEPGLAQHIKDLLNTYQYSPAQLVLEVTYDTVQSNEIALEEFRLLTEAGVKILVVNIPDDPQAFALLKSHHIAQAHTHRMPLSDPELSSDTAGDCDRILGQIKEMEIYPSNFNWSQHTFVSQFKDASTRKQHSMLVCGSIDTQNLIVLGNKLLNTTT
- the mltF gene encoding membrane-bound lytic murein transglycosylase MltF, whose product is MTFGQQISIALSCLFVLSCTQPTDETHLDEIKDDKVLVIGTLYSPTSYFEGEKSAVGMDSELAQQFAAYLGVELQIVSNADLSELFAQMNEGKIDIIASGLTVTQARLQKMRFGPPFYQVSQQIVFKQGKKRPRKLKDLTGTLMVAKASSHVDTLSQLKLDNPDLNWQTTNEHNPDELLKLVIDEQIDYTLADSNVLARNRRIYPDLSLAFTVTRDDSLAWALADNDDDSLYSQVIAFFGEQQSSGAMAQLEEKYFGHVQRFDYVDTRAFIKAIDKKLPKYQILFELNADGIKWEQLAALSYQESHWNPRAKSPTGVRGMMMLTLPTAKQMGVKSRLNAEQSIEGGAKYLKRLLARLPESIPESQRFWFALASYNVGYGHLMDARKLAQQSGKNPNSWSHVKQMLPLLEKKKYYRKTKHGYARGREAVHYVDSIRRYYDTLIAMDLDSKLAPIDLELAARIDSLPIPPQIKLVPQEQETVLKN